The following coding sequences lie in one Betaproteobacteria bacterium genomic window:
- a CDS encoding VWA domain-containing protein — protein sequence MTVRFEAAWAAVFLILLPALWYTSARSRTNLSAKHRYVAAWLRSLAVTAVVIALAQPVWVATTREVSVVYALDVSRSIALDFVGTALNWMQSASGRAATARYVAFAGRPKLLGNLDALRDVGVTDERDADDLIYQGATNIELALQESLLGFDARQLKRLVLLSDGNQTGGDVWSAVPRLKEAGVRVFTIPAKPRARKDVWVESLQAPDTLRRDEPGSVSVRVVAQQPTGALVSIEAGNVILASRAVALRVGINSVNMPVRLGRSGSVSLTASVKAQDDEIAANNRAQQSVWVGPRAKILYVEGQPNASQYLRDALVNQGIEVDTRAAEDLPADVASLDRYDAVMLSDIPIAHLSEEKMSAVNTYVRERGGGLLFAAGESTYGEKGFAGTPLERALPVDFKAQEKRKDLALAVVVDRSYSMKGRNIELAKAATIAALEMLEEQHRFTVITFDSQPYETVPLQYVRSRKKAEDLISRIQASGQTNIYPALQITYRVLAKSGAKSKHVILLSDGDTAPADFERLLNRMNKEQITVSTVALGLGADKELMGNIAKWGKGRAYHAQTAQMVPQIFVEDTQNAVRANLVEEPVRVLVKRRIEALRGIDFKDAPALKGFASTQAKPLSEVLLTSESGAPILARWHHGLGKTVAFTSDVKNRWAADWINWNGYGKFWGQLVRETMRRELNEELRFAVRREGDEAIVEVHAANPDGTFRDQLAPRIRVHTPEGASSVAAMRQIAPGFYQLKMPVATSTAAPFRFELMVGGGISAQWAGATGARSLYYPFSDELRSLPPNTELLRAIARETGGKYAPTMDEIFADYGEVGQIEKPLWRWFALVALVFYLLDLSVRRAPIVRRWLDT from the coding sequence ATGACGGTACGCTTCGAAGCCGCGTGGGCGGCCGTATTTCTGATTCTGTTGCCGGCGCTGTGGTACACAAGCGCTCGCAGCCGGACCAACCTGAGTGCCAAGCACCGCTACGTAGCCGCCTGGCTACGCAGCCTCGCGGTGACAGCGGTGGTCATCGCGCTGGCACAACCCGTGTGGGTAGCCACGACGCGCGAGGTGTCCGTCGTCTACGCCTTGGATGTTTCGCGCAGCATCGCCCTTGACTTCGTGGGTACAGCGTTAAATTGGATGCAGTCCGCCTCGGGCCGGGCGGCGACCGCGCGCTACGTGGCCTTCGCCGGCAGGCCAAAACTGCTAGGCAACCTCGATGCCCTACGCGATGTGGGCGTTACGGACGAGCGCGACGCGGACGATTTGATTTATCAGGGCGCGACCAATATCGAGTTGGCGTTGCAGGAATCGTTGCTGGGTTTTGACGCCCGCCAGCTAAAGCGCCTGGTATTGCTCAGTGACGGCAACCAAACCGGCGGCGACGTTTGGAGTGCGGTACCACGCTTGAAAGAGGCCGGTGTGCGCGTCTTCACCATTCCGGCGAAACCGCGGGCTCGCAAAGACGTGTGGGTGGAATCCTTGCAGGCGCCCGATACCTTGCGCCGCGACGAACCCGGCAGCGTGAGCGTGCGCGTAGTGGCGCAACAGCCCACCGGTGCTCTTGTGTCCATAGAGGCCGGCAATGTAATTCTTGCTTCCCGGGCAGTTGCCTTGCGTGTGGGAATCAATAGCGTGAATATGCCTGTGCGCCTTGGCCGCTCCGGCAGCGTGTCATTGACGGCCTCGGTAAAAGCCCAGGACGATGAGATCGCCGCGAACAACCGCGCACAACAAAGCGTGTGGGTGGGGCCGCGCGCCAAGATTCTTTACGTGGAAGGCCAGCCCAATGCCAGCCAGTATTTGCGCGATGCTCTCGTGAACCAAGGCATTGAAGTGGATACGCGGGCCGCGGAAGATCTGCCTGCGGACGTGGCGAGCCTGGACCGCTACGATGCGGTAATGCTGTCCGACATCCCCATTGCGCATTTGAGCGAAGAGAAAATGTCGGCGGTGAATACTTACGTGCGAGAACGCGGCGGCGGTCTCTTGTTCGCCGCGGGTGAATCCACCTACGGCGAGAAGGGCTTCGCGGGCACGCCGCTGGAACGCGCGCTGCCGGTGGATTTCAAGGCACAGGAAAAGCGCAAAGACCTAGCCTTGGCCGTGGTGGTGGATCGTTCCTACAGCATGAAAGGCCGCAATATCGAGTTGGCCAAGGCCGCCACCATCGCCGCCCTGGAGATGCTGGAAGAGCAGCACCGCTTCACCGTCATCACGTTCGATTCCCAGCCCTACGAAACCGTGCCCTTGCAATACGTGCGTAGCCGCAAGAAGGCAGAGGACCTCATCAGCCGCATTCAGGCGAGCGGGCAGACCAATATCTATCCCGCGCTTCAAATCACCTACCGCGTGTTGGCCAAGTCCGGCGCCAAATCCAAGCACGTAATCCTGCTCTCCGACGGCGATACCGCGCCAGCGGATTTCGAGCGCTTGCTCAACCGTATGAACAAGGAACAGATCACCGTGTCCACCGTTGCCTTGGGTCTGGGGGCGGATAAGGAGTTGATGGGCAATATCGCCAAGTGGGGCAAGGGGCGCGCGTACCACGCGCAAACAGCGCAGATGGTGCCCCAGATCTTTGTCGAGGACACGCAAAACGCCGTGCGCGCCAACTTGGTGGAGGAGCCCGTCCGCGTGTTGGTCAAGCGGCGCATCGAGGCTCTGCGTGGCATCGACTTCAAGGACGCGCCTGCGTTGAAGGGGTTCGCCAGCACACAAGCCAAACCGCTATCGGAAGTGTTGCTTACGTCCGAATCGGGCGCCCCCATACTCGCGCGCTGGCATCACGGATTGGGCAAGACGGTGGCTTTTACCTCGGATGTGAAGAACCGCTGGGCGGCGGATTGGATCAATTGGAACGGTTACGGAAAGTTCTGGGGCCAGCTCGTGCGCGAGACCATGCGCCGCGAGCTGAACGAAGAACTGCGCTTCGCCGTGCGGCGGGAAGGCGATGAGGCCATCGTGGAAGTGCATGCCGCGAATCCCGATGGTACTTTTCGCGACCAACTCGCGCCACGAATCCGGGTCCACACGCCCGAAGGCGCAAGCAGCGTCGCCGCCATGCGCCAGATCGCGCCCGGTTTTTACCAACTGAAGATGCCTGTGGCCACCTCCACGGCCGCGCCTTTCCGTTTCGAATTAATGGTCGGCGGAGGCATCAGCGCCCAGTGGGCGGGGGCCACCGGCGCGAGGAGTTTGTACTACCCGTTCTCGGACGAATTGCGTTCGCTGCCCCCCAACACCGAATTGCTGCGTGCCATCGCGCGGGAAACCGGCGGAAAGTACGCGCCAACGATGGACGAGATCTTCGCGGATTACGGCGAGGTGGGGCAGATCGAGAAACCTCTATGGCGCTGGTTCGCTCTAGTGGCTTTGGTCTTCTATCTTCTGGATTTGTCAGTGCGCCGCGC